The segment atctttcactctctctatttcGTCAGTTACACCCATACCTCATTTAATTTAATCTAGTCGCGCCACACAAAAAtcaatattttgttttgtttttccacaTTGAAGTCTCTGGCCTTGTACTCAGCGGCTTGCTTTCAAATGGTTAGTCTTCTGATTTAAatattcattcacattcacatgttGATGAAAGCCAAGCAGATGGACATTATTATTTCTTAGTATTTCCACAAGGCCACTAATGTTTGCTTTGTGTTTTGCATTTCAGCACGTCGAAGATCAAGGCATCCACATCCCAGATCAGACTGTAATTAAGAAAGGTAAGCAATTTTCCACCAAATACCGTGCCTCGTTCCATAACCAGGGCAGCACTGCACAGCCGTCACTGGTAGCGCTCAGGGGTTGTTGCACTGCAAAGGAATTGGCTAATTTGTAGGCCTTGAGTTAGAGCCCGGTGCCTCGCAATACAGCGCCATCAATTTGCATGAGTCTTGAGGAGTAGGCTAGGCTCTTGCTACGATGCGCCCTATATAACAGTCTGTTAATGCGATAGCACTTGTTTTATCTTTTGTTGCTCTCCACGCTTCGGGACTAAATCTAAAATGGCAGCTCTTAGTAGTGTAAGCTACGTGTAACACTAGGGGGGAACGCAACGAGCAGATGAGCAAATCCCCGAAATGATATACTCATCTTTACATATCCTTTAAGACAACTCATCTAAGCCACAATTTACATTGATCCCCGTTGTGTTGTTGGAGATATGTGGATTCAGAAGCATAGTTTCTCATAAAAATAAGAAACTCACAGGCTAGGAATTTGGTTGCTGAAAATGTGATCTCCCCTGGCTTGGTTTTAACGACGACATTGCTGCACGATGCTTTTTTTGTCTGGCAAAATTAGAAAGTGAATCCTGAAGGTTGTGAATCTTGATGCTCTTTCCACAGCAACATGATAATTGGCTCTTATATTAGTAATCTCAAGAGTTCGTTTTACTGCTATTGTCTCTATTTGCCTCCCTTGAGCTATTAATGTCACAAGTGATCTATCCGAAAGTGCTTGTGCCTTTGTCTCCGGTTACCACTCACCAAGGGGTAACCCTTGCAACTAAATAACACGCACAACGCTATCATCTGGCCCGCAGGATTGTGTGGGATATgcgttgtgtatgtgtgcgtgcgtgcatgcaagCGCGTGCGCGCGAGCTGGTGCGTGCATGAGCACCTTCAGTGCGTGCTTTTGAACCATGCATGCCCTCTTGTGAATTGCAAACAAATTCTCCAGTGGTGTAGCTTCGTACTGCGTTCTTTCACCGCATCACGCTGCGAAAATAACGTCAAAGCAATATAAGTGATGCCAATTCGTATTGACATTAATTATTGAACAACCaatttttattatcattatatcattttatttatcattacTGTTTTAATTAGCTTCACACAAATTATTCACGGGCTTCGTATTTTGTTTACAGATGCATTGTTTGTCTCATTCATTCAGTGGCCCCTTGGTGGGTCTTGCAGTTAATGTCAGACTCAAAGCAATCCTGTGCACTTCTCACCATCATATTCCCCGCGCATAGGGTTGggataatattaaatattttgaTGGGTAGGCCACTTCATTACCCCAGGCACATTCAAGCTGTTACATTCATAAGATGCATGAAAAGGCACTGCTATCGAATCTATTTTCTTTCATTCGGCGTTTTCATTCCGATAACACTATATTGCCTTTGATTCTGCGTGTTCTGAGATGAGGGTAGGCACCACACTCGAGCTACACAATTTGGCTGCTCTGAGGTTCAGGATTGTAATTCATCTTTTGCTTTGTCGTCCTGGTTTAAATCGAACTTCTATAACCATATCCATGTTCTCTCTTCGCAGGGCCTGTTTCTTTATCTAAGAACAACAACGTCTCGGCCATCCCTCTTaataaggatggtctatttggTGGAGTGGTGAATGGAAACGAAGTGTTCTGTTCGGTTCCGGGTCGCCTGTCTCTTCTTAGTTCAACATCAAAGTACAAGGTCACGGTGGCGGAAGTGCAGAGACGCCTCTCGCCGCCTGAATGCCTAAACGCCTCTCTACTCGGCGGGGTGTTGAGAAGGTGAGTTGGACCTctaagattttttttctctaaatgCCATCTATAATTACATTACAGCGACCACTGCCCTGTGCGTAAACATAACCAAGATGGCAGCCCATCTCACAGGCATTTTATTTCTTCAAACATTACTGCTATTAGATTTATGTCTTCAAGGCCTGAATTGGACTGTATTGTACGTAGGGCTATCCTAGTTGCAGAATACCCTAAATCAGAATACAATTAAATGTTAACTCTTGTAACGGAATTTCAACTGAAATTAGGCCACATTTCGTGCATAATACTATTACGCAGAGCCAACATGGAGATGCACCATCACAGAGTAAAGACACAAACACTATTAGTATAACACAACTTTTGAGTTTGACTCGTACATTCACctaaatattgaataaaacTCCAAATCTCGATGTGCTCCTTGTTCAGGGGCTTAGGCTGACAGTTCTGGAGAGACAAAATGGCAAACGTAAAaccttgtttttttcccccacaggGCCAAATCCAAGAACGGAGGAAGATCCTTACGAGAGAAATTGGATAAAATCGGATTAAATCTACCTGCAGGTAGACGCAAGGCTGCCAACGTAACCCTGCTGACGTCACTCGTGGAAGgtaagaaaaactgtaaatgataCGAGTTCGGTGCCCGTGATGGCAGGTGCTTTGAGCGGTTACATGGGGGCCATTCCAAATCAGCATACGCGCTCATCCGTATAATTTGCATTGAGTGTGCCCTACAAGCAACAATGCATGAAGGATATGTGTGTTTCAAAGAAAAAGGATGACAATAATTTCAGGAGCTTTGGGTGAttatagagaggaagagggggaagtTAACTTACCTGTGGGTAAATGTGAAGCATTGCGATCAAATGTTAGCCTGCAAGGCTGCAGAGTTGGATGACAGTTTACATGGCCTACTTTAAGCCAGATGGCTAGTCCTTGTTGTTTTTACTGTCTTGGTAGCATCATGGATTGCTTATTTAATGGCTGCATTTGTGTAGAGGTTAGACAGATAACTAATTAACCACCAATGTAACAGATAATGACTACCATGGCGGCGCAAAATCGCAGGaatgttatttattatgttACTACTCCAGTTGTTACACAGCAGACAGTTAATAGTAGCTTAGTGCATGGTGTTTTAATGGAATAAAACTGACCTGTGGGTTGTGAGCTTATTATGAAAAACAAATGAGTTAATTATGTTTCAGTGTGAGGATGCCATTGTTGTAGAATAAATCCATTCTGCTTGCAAAGTTGAACCTTATTATTCAGTGCGGTGGTATTTGTGAGCTGTGGGTTTTTAAAGGTGAAAGCTTGGGACGGTTCATTGGTTCCTGTTAATCATTATAGTCGAAGACTGAATGCAATATTCATTGTGCTTCACTGAAATTTGGTGCTGTATGGTAATGAGCCTGAAGAAATGTATGATTCCTTCTGATAAAGCGGAGGAGGTGGGGGCTGGGGAGGCAGAGGGAGTCGGTTATTTAGTGAAGGGACACTGCGTTTCTCAAGTGCTGTTATTGTTTATGATCCGCTCCATTTTATGGAAACGAGTTTACTGGACTTGCGCTTTGATGCTAATTGGCGCATGCGTTCTTCCGGGCTTGAAGCTTATGACAGGAAGCCCCGCAGTTAAAACCCAACTGTTTCAGGAAATTAAAACCAaagacttgaaaaaaaaatcaacaaaacaGTGCGACTTCAATGGAATTGCCCTTTAATTCTCAAGGCTAACGTATGTAAGAGTAAGATTTATCTGTAGCCGTTTGGAATTGTTTTTCTGAATTTGTCAATCTGTCAGACAACCAATATTGTTTGGAGACATCACGAATCAGTGCTTTGTTTATGGTTAACGCCCACAGTCGGATGGTATTTGCAGTCATCATGTTATGACGTTCTCTGATATTTGGCAATTTATGCACAAAATAATGAATTCAGCCACAGTGAAGTGTCCACAATATTTCATATCCCACTGTGCTATTGAGGATGCAGGTGCTGTGTATCAAAATTGATGCCTCACAGAGCAGGCCTTCTTTGGCCGATCACATTAATTAGATGAATAATGTGTTAAGTGGAAGTGTTAATTGGTCCATATTTGATGTCAGTAATTTAGAGCAATATATTACACACTCAACCCCGTTTTTTTCCTCTTAGGCGAAGCCGTGCATCTTGCCAGGGATTTCGGTTATGTATGCGAGACTGAGTTCCCCGCCAAGGCAATAGCTGAATATGTAAACCGTCAGCATTCCGACCCAAATGAGCAAGTCCAAAGAAAAAACATGCTTTTGGCTTCAAAGTAAGTTCCATACTTAAATATCAGATTTTCAATGACTTATTGCCATGTTTACAGATAATCGTATTTTACTTGCATTTGAAGTGTCTTACAATTTCAAAATTTGAGCCATTTGAATAATCACAGTTTTCATGGGCATGTTTccatatagcctactgtcatgccaTTACTATAACTTATTGGTTTTATTTCTTAACATTTTGAGAGATTGATATAAGTTTAAGACAAATGCAGTGGTAGACTGTAGTTAAGCAGCCAATTAAAATGCACGCTGCCTTCAGTGTAGTCATCAAAGAAGACACGTGCACAGCCCTAAAACGTTCTCCAGAGATGACACATTCTAGAAACACTACttgtagtagtaatagtagtaataataataataataataatactagcctaataataataataataataataataacaataacaaataataataatgatgatgataaacAGTTATGTAGTCTCACTGTTTAGACGGTGATCTGTCTTGGCAACAGTCCTGTTAGGCCCAATTGGTCTACCACTGATATGAACATAAACTTATTTAACCTGGTTCACGTCTTTGGCCGTGTTTTGACAGTGTAATCAAATGTCAAAAGTAACACAGAGGCCACTGGGGAACCCCAACCCTGACACTGACGACAGTGCCCATGACAGACGTTGCCATTgcattattttttcaacttctTGAGTTTGGTCCGGCTCAAGGCCTGACCCCAAAAAGGAACCAGCttgacatctgcatgtgtaattaaatgactgacGCCGACAGCTCATGCGTTTgcatttgtctttctttttagaCAAATCTGCAAAGAGTTCACAGACCTGCTTTCCCAGGACCGCTCGCCCTTGGGGAATTCTCGCCCACAGCCCATTCTTGAGCCAGGGATTCAGAGTTGTTTGACCCATTTCAGTCTCATTTCGCACGGATTCGGGACCCCGGCCATGTGCGCAGCTCTCACCGCGCTGCAGAACTATCTAACCGAGGCAATAAAAGCCATGGACAAAATGTACCTCAACAACAATCCCAACAGCCACTCTGACAGCGGCTCTAAAGGCGGAGACAAAGATGAGAAACACAGAAAGTGATTCCCCCATTCTTTCAAATCCctataaatattataaatacatattaaaatacaaatactATTGATCAAGACGTCAACGTTACGTGCCACTTCCAGACCTTACACCTTACAACTCGTTTGTTTTGACCGTCATTATACCCTGGATTCACGGGAGATGACTTCCCAACAAGAAGAGGATAGACACATGCGAAACTCACGAAAATGCACCGAGGAACAGCtacagagtgctgtgtgtgcgtgagtgtgtacggagaagagaaaaggagagcgaGAGTGAAAAAAACGGTCTACCACATGATAACTTTAAATACACTCCCTTTTTTTCATGAGCTACATTGGACTGATATCCAGCGAGCCCTCAATATCTTCATTTACGATTGTAGCCACATGACAAAAAAGTGGGAAAAggatgatttctttttttatcagtATTGTGAATAATAAACTTGAAAAAATGATCCACGGTTCCATACAATGTCTtcagcttaaaaaaaaagactttcaCTCTGAGCGACCAACTTGAACTTTTGAATTTCAACACGATTCGCGGTTGTATGAGGGAatctgtgttcatgtatgtatatatttatttatgtgtaatTTAATGGGAATTGTAAATATGGTGAGTCTGTTGaaacttctttttttatttatctggTGCCTCCTGTTTTAGTGGGTTTAAATATTCGGTTAGTTCTTCATGTGGTTTTATGGTTCTTAGAAAAAGAGAAGTTTGGGGTATTTTTTCCTCTGGGATATTTCAGTTCAGCCCTCTTGTAGCATGTTGAGGCGACATTGAAGCAAGTGaacaaattgaattgaaataaaaGATTCCATCTCAATATCATCCTTACGCCATTcagttttataaaaaaaaaatacataagaGCCCTGATGAGAAttgtttgtgtttctattttcttgtttttataCAAGCTTTCATGTGTTGTGCCAATCAGAATACGTTTCACCTCTTGTTCTTCCCTTCAAGCACCATAAGAGCAATAAATGGATATTGTCTTTtgaatttttttaattgttcGGAGAAATTCAAAACATTTGGGACCATCTGATATCTTGTATGTCCAATGTCCAAATTGGAGGCGGTTTTAGCTGTATTGTATAGACCTGTGCTGGCAATAGTTCCCATGCCTGTCAATGTATTATAGTCCTTTGTTgcccagaaaaaaaataaatatttgataCGCTTCATGTTGATTTTACtcatatcttttatttttattcagcGGTTCCTGCGCCCGGGTATGTTTCGTGCTtggcttttttttcttctttttttttattcactacGGTTACAGTAATTGAGTTTAACTCTCCCTTGGCGGTTGCTCTTCGCAATAAGCAGTTGAACCCATTGTTTCCCTCaagtattataaaaaaaaaacttacttTAAACTTCTCGTTCAGAGCACAGGATCATTCAAACATGGCGCTGGGCGTTTTTCCAAGCCAAATGACACACAAAACAACGAACACTCATatgtgtttgaagtgtgtgtgtgtagtttcagCCCTAAAGCCAAACTCTTCTTATAATCAGTCAGATATATGCGTGTGCGGAGGATCATTacgtcttttttttcttctttttttacctCATTGCAACTTGAGGTAGGCATCATGTTTCGAACATTGGCTCAAGTAAGAGATTGGTCAGCTATTTGTTATTGTAAAAAAGGAATGTCTAGTCTGGTTCCATCGCAGTCACTTCGAATAAAATTAAGAAAATCCAATTTCAGCATTATCTTGTTAATACGAAAAACAACCTCATTCAAGAATGTGGAAAATGGCCGCTCTTGTCATGTTTTGGTCTGATCTAATTTCTAGTCCAAGGCCCAGTGTGGTCATTTGTTATTCATGGGAATTAGCACGTGTGTGAGCGCACCTTGTAGTGTACTATTTGTGCGCGCAAGTGTGCAGGAACTCGGCGTTATATAACCAAAACTCAAATTGAATTTGATTGTTTATTGATACCATGCACCCCGAAATCAATCTTCAGCGAAGCATGTCAAGTCAAGCCCGGTTGAATATGTgtgtcctctctcactctctgttgcCTCCATGTTAGTTTCAAGTGCAGCCACAGCTAGAGCAGCAGCATTGAGAGaaaacgcacaaacacacacacacacacacacacacgtgagcggATTTTCTCCACCATAGCGGTCATTTGTTATCCGCATATTTTTAGCTCCAGACAGGCTGTTTAATTCGGAGGCAGTTGTTTTCAAATAAGGTGAATGAAACCTAACTGTACATGTCCTTGGCATAATTGCAATGCACAGTACTGCAGCAGGTGAAGCGAGGCATTGTCTGTCAGGGCTGTTTTTGTTGGCTGCGTCTCAGATTGTGTGTGGGATCTTAACCCCAGGCACAAAAGCGCGCTCAGAAAGAGGAATACCCGGCTGCTCCTGCTGGAAGaacgagagagggggagagagagaaagaatgaaagcaTAAATAGCCATTTTAAAAGAAGAAATCGTATTAAGCAATATTCATTGGAATTAGTGGTCTCTTCACATACGCCATTAATGCTAAttcaaattaataaatgtaccGGAGTTAaatgaatattttatttttctgtgagCGAAACGAAAGCATTTGGGATGGTATCTTTCACAATAGGCGTCATCACAGGCATGAATGTTTTGTTGCAAATAATGATAAACAACCTCTCATTCGTTCAGCCTTCATTAGGGATGCAATTAATGCCATGCAGTCGTTTGTTGACAAAACTATACCTTAGACTGCTCGGTGTTACAATGCTTGTAAGCATGTATTCTATAACCTAAACACATTTATCGACGAGAACTACCTTCACATTAAAATGCCTCTGagctatatataactatatgtAAAAATGGTAGGGACTGAGATTCGATTGCTCAAAAGAATACCCAGCTGAATGTGTTTAATTCTCTCAGAAACCTCTGGTAGGAACTATATCAATTACACTTGGTTCCAATAATTAACTTGTGCATATTTTTATGCCGTTTCCCCAAATCATTATCTGTTTTACAGCATTGAATTATAACGAGTTTCATTTCAAAATGCATGGGCGTTACGGCTGATTTTTTATTGacaagttctctctctcacactcacaaacacactgtagtaaacacacacacacacacacacacacacacacacacacacacacacacacacacattgtagtagacactgagtcacacacagacatgcgctGTAGCTCACATACGTGTCGGGTACAGTAGCCCAGAGCACGCAGGCGCGCATGACTATGTCTTTAGACTGTAGTCTGGGTTCATTAAATTGAGACAGCAAACcacaggtaatctgtaatcgcACCTACCTCTTAGCTACCTGTAACCCAATATGTTTCATTTGTAATCACAACCTATCCATAGCTCCTTAACGAGCAAAGACAGTGTCGGCGCTTCCAAGCGAGTACAAGCAGTCACTGCATGTTTTGAACAGTTTTTGAGTGTCATGCTACTTTGTGTatcaaaatataaatatgacGGCGGCCTGAAAGGGGTAAATGCCCAGACCTGCTTTGCTGTGAGACTCCATGTTTTCCCATTATTCTTTTCATTGACGTAAGGATTTGGCCAATTTACAGAATTATTGTTTACATATTAATATTGTTTTCCGTTTCGTTCATAGGAGAGACCTGTCGCCACTGTGAtcctatatttttttaattttccttCAGAATATACAATTATCCAATGCCAATTATCTTGACAGACCTATCTATCTGTATTATTATATAGAATATGGAGTACTTATTTACTGTACAAAATTACTGAAATACCTATTTTGAAAACCTTGAGGTgcgtcattcatttatttcacATTTCAGATGGCCTATTTGCCCGACTTCAAGCCAGTCTTGACATTGTGAGACCGCCTAACCCTCTACGAAAGTGACAGATGAAATGGTTAGCCCCCCACAATCGAATTAAGTGACTCTATACGTTTGCAATGAAGCGCAAAATGGCTAATTGTGCTGGACTCTGGCATCAGCCCTGGTCATTGGAGTCCACCCCTACCAATGACCTGGGAACACTACGAGGCGCTCTTAAAATACCCTGGAAGGTCAACGACTTTGCCAAATCCTTGTGTGATTACTTGAGACATCAGGTAATCGATCAGAAAACATTAAATGACTTTGAATAAACAGGCTTACTTAAGCGCAGCGACACCACAGTAATTGGAAAGAAAGTTTAGAATTTGGGGTACGAGACAACATGGAACGGGGTggggggagtggggtggggggtctagGGTGTTTTGTTAACGATTTGATCATGTACTTTGCACTAAACACGTCCGACCACACAGACGCTGTAAGAGAGACTGGCAGACAAATCCATACAAGCAACTATGTAACTGACTAACTAAACATAATTTATTTAGCCAGTTACACAAATTAATGCGTGTTTTCGCATTTTGCCATAATGTTTAGGTTATGATCGAACACTGTGGAAGACTTGGCATCATACACAGCCTGGGCCTATCACTAAACATTTGATCTTACATTTGTGCGCTCGAATTAATTCGTGAAACTATTTTAACTGTCATTCAGAGAGACATGAGCCGTTGTATCATGCCTTTGTTAACAAAACGTTGAttatttacagtaggctatgggAGAGATGCTGAGCATTGTAACTGACATTGGCCTGGAGTCATCTTTGACAAAAGCATACTCTGACCTCTCCCTTTCACTGCCAAGTGCTAAGACACTCTTGTCGTGGCCTAGTAtgtccaacacattaaaaaGAAAGTCTAAGAATTGTGTTAATGTTTCCCCTTCTTTCGCTTAATATAGTTGATATTCCAGtttcagtctctccctctccctctctctctctcccgcatTCTCAGAAGCCAGCCGGGGGGAGTGTCGCCCCGGGCCAAACATATGCTTCTTTCCATTGCACTAATCCAAATTCAGCGTGCACGAATAATTGCTCGAGTGGCCATGGCTTCGCAGGGCTTTGTCCCTCGCTGGCTCCCGTCAGCAAGGCACACGCCATTTCAATCAACTCGTTTTTTGAAGGGACTTGTCTCTTTTTATCAAACCCACGGACCTTGCCAGTGATGTGAACATTTAACAAACGGCTTCACGCTTCATAAATAATGCCAACCCGTCCACAAATCGCGTACCggccttatttatttatttatttatttatttatttatttatttatttatttctgcttTTACACGTGTTGTATTGCGATATTTCTTAAATGTGTGCAATGTATATGATGGCCTTAGACGTGATTACCAACTGGTAAGCATCACTGTATTGAGGAAAGAGAAGCATGTGATCTTTCGAAATAATTTACGATATGAGGATGCGCCAGTGCGTTGCCTTAAGCCAATGTTACTTCTAAACCCATGCCAAAACGTAGGGAAAAAGACATTGAAAACAGacaatgtgtttatttttggaacttcctcgATCATGATCATTTGACAACGGCCAGCCAACTTGCAGAGAGGAATTAACCTTTGTGCAGGCTACATGTTATATGTAGGCTTAGCATCACTGGTATTTTAAATGTTCGTATATTTCTTGAAATTCCACCGCACATGGGAACTTGCAAAGTCGACATCAGACGACATCTTTaaaagtagcctaggttatgtcCTTAAAGACACTTTTGACGCTAGAGTTTAAGCCAATTAAAAATTTCCTCATAAAGTCAAACCCATCGACCAAGAGACCAGATAAAATAAATGGCACATTTGATTGGGATGCGGGGAGCATCTGAACTGCTAGTGCCAGGGGGGATATTTTGAGGTCAAGGGGTTGTGAAactgcaactctctctctctctctctctctctctctctctctctctctctctcgttttttcAATTCAATACCTATGTGAGAGATCTATCAGCAGTTGCCTTTGTCATGATCAATGTGTTTCTGTTTCCTTTTTTCAATAAGATTGCATCATtggggtaggcctacattaaaatGATTAGCAACCAGCATAATCGGAATGTCATCAAATCAAAGTTGAACGTGGGGGTTTGACGTCTGCCTAAACTAATTGCAAGTTACTACTTTACAATGTAGAAATATCAAAATTGCAGATGGGTTGAAATATCCAGAGAATTTCTCTGTCAATGGACAATTGTACCAGTAAGCCTTCAATGTTTGGTTCGATGCTGGTCGCACTGAATGCGCAATCTGTTATTTGGAGATATCATACTTTTGCAAGTACCAAGGCCCTGGAGCAATGTTGACCCAATAACATGCGTTAAGGTCTGCACAGGGTTAATGCATGGTAATCAGACCCAAAGCTAGTTTAAAGCTTCTTTTCCCGGTGCAGATTGCACAAAGCCTTTTTAAAGTAAGGacaaatttattttgaatacAAATTGCAACAAAAGCAATATTAATGACAACAGCAATGATGTAACTTTGGCTTGATTCTCACCAGGCGATACAATAACCTTATACACATCAGAGACATCCCAAAATGTTATGTTAGCTATTACACATCCACTGGTCCTAACAGATTATAATATTGTGCGCTAGTTTCAAAATAACTAGCTCAAAATAACTAAGAACGAATGCGTCAACATCTCGGAGATTGTATTGCCTAGTTTATCGAATGCTAAA is part of the Alosa alosa isolate M-15738 ecotype Scorff River chromosome 16, AALO_Geno_1.1, whole genome shotgun sequence genome and harbors:
- the tfap2a gene encoding transcription factor AP-2-alpha isoform X5, with the protein product MKMLWKLTDNIKYEDCEDRHDGTSNGTARLPQLGSVGQSPYTSAPPLSHTPNSDFQPPYFPPPYQPIYPQSQDPYSHVNDPYSLNSLHAQPQPQHPGWPGQRQSQETSLLHQHRLPHQLCREYRREVLLPSGHGIETGISDSIPIHGIPHSLEDVQHVEDQGIHIPDQTVIKKGPVSLSKNNNVSAIPLNKDGLFGGVVNGNEVFCSVPGRLSLLSSTSKYKVTVAEVQRRLSPPECLNASLLGGVLRRAKSKNGGRSLREKLDKIGLNLPAGRRKAANVTLLTSLVEGEAVHLARDFGYVCETEFPAKAIAEYVNRQHSDPNEQVQRKNMLLASKQICKEFTDLLSQDRSPLGNSRPQPILEPGIQSCLTHFSLISHGFGTPAMCAALTALQNYLTEAIKAMDKMYLNNNPNSHSDSGSKGGDKDEKHRK
- the tfap2a gene encoding transcription factor AP-2-alpha isoform X2; the protein is MSVMAKMGDWQDRHDGTSNGTARLPQLGSVGQSPYTSAPPLSHTPNSDFQPPYFPPPYQPIYPQSQDPYSHVNDPYSLNSLHAQPQPQHPGWPGQRQSQETSLLHQHRLPHQLCREYRREVLLPSGHGIETGISDSIPIHGIPHSLEDVQSLALYSAACFQMHVEDQGIHIPDQTVIKKGPVSLSKNNNVSAIPLNKDGLFGGVVNGNEVFCSVPGRLSLLSSTSKYKVTVAEVQRRLSPPECLNASLLGGVLRRAKSKNGGRSLREKLDKIGLNLPAGRRKAANVTLLTSLVEGEAVHLARDFGYVCETEFPAKAIAEYVNRQHSDPNEQVQRKNMLLASKQICKEFTDLLSQDRSPLGNSRPQPILEPGIQSCLTHFSLISHGFGTPAMCAALTALQNYLTEAIKAMDKMYLNNNPNSHSDSGSKGGDKDEKHRK
- the tfap2a gene encoding transcription factor AP-2-alpha isoform X6, translating into MSVMAKMGDWQDRHDGTSNGTARLPQLGSVGQSPYTSAPPLSHTPNSDFQPPYFPPPYQPIYPQSQDPYSHVNDPYSLNSLHAQPQPQHPGWPGQRQSQETSLLHQHRLPHQLCREYRREVLLPSGHGIETGISDSIPIHGIPHSLEDVQHVEDQGIHIPDQTVIKKGPVSLSKNNNVSAIPLNKDGLFGGVVNGNEVFCSVPGRLSLLSSTSKYKVTVAEVQRRLSPPECLNASLLGGVLRRAKSKNGGRSLREKLDKIGLNLPAGRRKAANVTLLTSLVEGEAVHLARDFGYVCETEFPAKAIAEYVNRQHSDPNEQVQRKNMLLASKQICKEFTDLLSQDRSPLGNSRPQPILEPGIQSCLTHFSLISHGFGTPAMCAALTALQNYLTEAIKAMDKMYLNNNPNSHSDSGSKGGDKDEKHRK
- the tfap2a gene encoding transcription factor AP-2-alpha isoform X7, whose protein sequence is MLVHSFSAMDRHDGTSNGTARLPQLGSVGQSPYTSAPPLSHTPNSDFQPPYFPPPYQPIYPQSQDPYSHVNDPYSLNSLHAQPQPQHPGWPGQRQSQETSLLHQHRLPHQLCREYRREVLLPSGHGIETGISDSIPIHGIPHSLEDVQHVEDQGIHIPDQTVIKKGPVSLSKNNNVSAIPLNKDGLFGGVVNGNEVFCSVPGRLSLLSSTSKYKVTVAEVQRRLSPPECLNASLLGGVLRRAKSKNGGRSLREKLDKIGLNLPAGRRKAANVTLLTSLVEGEAVHLARDFGYVCETEFPAKAIAEYVNRQHSDPNEQVQRKNMLLASKQICKEFTDLLSQDRSPLGNSRPQPILEPGIQSCLTHFSLISHGFGTPAMCAALTALQNYLTEAIKAMDKMYLNNNPNSHSDSGSKGGDKDEKHRK
- the tfap2a gene encoding transcription factor AP-2-alpha isoform X4 — translated: MEPKTSEAEDRHDGTSNGTARLPQLGSVGQSPYTSAPPLSHTPNSDFQPPYFPPPYQPIYPQSQDPYSHVNDPYSLNSLHAQPQPQHPGWPGQRQSQETSLLHQHRLPHQLCREYRREVLLPSGHGIETGISDSIPIHGIPHSLEDVQSLALYSAACFQMHVEDQGIHIPDQTVIKKGPVSLSKNNNVSAIPLNKDGLFGGVVNGNEVFCSVPGRLSLLSSTSKYKVTVAEVQRRLSPPECLNASLLGGVLRRAKSKNGGRSLREKLDKIGLNLPAGRRKAANVTLLTSLVEGEAVHLARDFGYVCETEFPAKAIAEYVNRQHSDPNEQVQRKNMLLASKQICKEFTDLLSQDRSPLGNSRPQPILEPGIQSCLTHFSLISHGFGTPAMCAALTALQNYLTEAIKAMDKMYLNNNPNSHSDSGSKGGDKDEKHRK
- the tfap2a gene encoding transcription factor AP-2-alpha isoform X1, giving the protein MKMLWKLTDNIKYEDCEDRHDGTSNGTARLPQLGSVGQSPYTSAPPLSHTPNSDFQPPYFPPPYQPIYPQSQDPYSHVNDPYSLNSLHAQPQPQHPGWPGQRQSQETSLLHQHRLPHQLCREYRREVLLPSGHGIETGISDSIPIHGIPHSLEDVQSLALYSAACFQMHVEDQGIHIPDQTVIKKGPVSLSKNNNVSAIPLNKDGLFGGVVNGNEVFCSVPGRLSLLSSTSKYKVTVAEVQRRLSPPECLNASLLGGVLRRAKSKNGGRSLREKLDKIGLNLPAGRRKAANVTLLTSLVEGEAVHLARDFGYVCETEFPAKAIAEYVNRQHSDPNEQVQRKNMLLASKQICKEFTDLLSQDRSPLGNSRPQPILEPGIQSCLTHFSLISHGFGTPAMCAALTALQNYLTEAIKAMDKMYLNNNPNSHSDSGSKGGDKDEKHRK
- the tfap2a gene encoding transcription factor AP-2-alpha isoform X3: MLVHSFSAMDRHDGTSNGTARLPQLGSVGQSPYTSAPPLSHTPNSDFQPPYFPPPYQPIYPQSQDPYSHVNDPYSLNSLHAQPQPQHPGWPGQRQSQETSLLHQHRLPHQLCREYRREVLLPSGHGIETGISDSIPIHGIPHSLEDVQSLALYSAACFQMHVEDQGIHIPDQTVIKKGPVSLSKNNNVSAIPLNKDGLFGGVVNGNEVFCSVPGRLSLLSSTSKYKVTVAEVQRRLSPPECLNASLLGGVLRRAKSKNGGRSLREKLDKIGLNLPAGRRKAANVTLLTSLVEGEAVHLARDFGYVCETEFPAKAIAEYVNRQHSDPNEQVQRKNMLLASKQICKEFTDLLSQDRSPLGNSRPQPILEPGIQSCLTHFSLISHGFGTPAMCAALTALQNYLTEAIKAMDKMYLNNNPNSHSDSGSKGGDKDEKHRK